Genomic DNA from Nitrospiraceae bacterium:
GCCGCTGCCGCAGACCTCCGCCCCTGCTCGTTAGACCACGAGGCTCTCATCGTATATACCTCGGGGACGACGGGGCCGCCGAAGGGGGTGGTCCTGACCATGCGGAATCTGCTGATCGACGCGGATGCCATCGCGGACTGGCATCGGCTTGGCACGAACGACCGGCTGATGTGCGTCCTGCCGATTCACCATGTGAACGGTACTGTGGTGACGCTCGTGACTCCATTCTACTGCAAGGGAAGCATCCTGCTGAATCGCCGTTTCAAGAGCGCGGGTTTTTGGCGGACGTTGGAAGCGGAACAGATCACCTGTGTGAGCGTGGTGCCGACCCTGCTCGAATTCCTCCTCGATGCGGACGAAGACGTCTCGCGTTATCGGCTCAACCGGTTCGACGGCTTCATTTGCGGTGCGGGGCCGCTCCTCAGGGAAACGGCCGCGCGTTTCGAAGACCGCTTTCATTTCCCCATTCGACATGGGTATGGGCTGTCGGAAACCACCTGTTACTGTTGCTTCCTGCCGAACGATTTGTCGGTCGAGGAACACCGGCACTGGCTGAGGGACCATGAGTTCCCCTCCATCGGCGTCGCACTGCGGCACAACCGAATGGCCATCCTGGACCAAGAGGGCCGGGTCCTTCCGGAATCCGCGCGAGGAGAAATTTGTATCCGTGGCGGCACTGTCTGTGCCGGATATTTCAAGCGGGAGGACGCCAACCAGGCCGCCTTTCAGTGGGGCTGGTTCCGGTCCGGAGACGAGGGGTTCTATCAACGGGATGGAAAAGGCCGCCCGTTCTTCTTCGTGTCGGGGCGCCTCAAGGAGCTGATCATTCGCGGCGGTGTGAACATCTCACCCCTGGAGATCGACGACGCCCTGAAAAGTCACCCCCTGGTCCGCTTCGCCATGGCGGTGCCATTCGACAACCGCTACTACGGCGAGGAGATCGCCGCTTACGTCGTCCCCCGTGATACGGTTTCACCGCCGACGGAGACGGACGTGCTTCTGCATTGTCGACGGTCTCTTCCCTTTTCTAAATGTCCCAAAGTGGTGATCTTCGGTACGGAGGTTCCCTATACCTCCACCGGCAAACCCAAACGACTGGAGCTCAAAGGGCGTCTCGCACCGAGTCTTGCTTCGTACCAGGATCACCAGTTCAGGGAATAGGAGCCCATAGGCTCATCGGTCGGACCTTTCCCGCAGCGACCTACTCACCCCTGCCACACAACCTTTTGCTTTTCTTGTGTTGAGTAAACCCACCGTGTAGTGCTATCAAGATCGCACGGTTCTCTAGTCATTAATGAGAGCCGGGCAGTCTCAGGAGACTACAATGGGCGTCAGTCCGCGATGGTTGCGCTCGTGACTTCAAGGACAATGTTCCAGTTGTTCTTGTTAAAAGCAACAGATGTAAGATTTATGCAACATATCCCCTACCCGCCATACACACAAATTTAATCACGTTATCAATCAGTTACGATAATGATCCGATTTGGCACGGGCATTGCTTAACTTACAGCTCGCGTCACAGAGGAGGCACCGTGCGGTTCCAGCAAACAATCGGCTCACCAGTCACCTGTTCAGGCGTAGGACTTCACTCGGGCCACGCAGTCACGATGACGCTCCGCCCAGCTCCCCCGAATACGGGAATCGTGTTTGTCTATCGGAATGGTTCCGGCGAAACATTGTTGCCGGCAGCCGTATCGAATAAAGTTCCCACGGAACTATGCACCGCCATCAGCGTTAACGGTCAGCAGGTCAAGACGATCGAACATCTCTTGGCGGCTTTGGCCGGCATGGAAATCGACAACGCCTACGTCGAAGTGGACGCCGGAGAAGTACCGGTGCTCGACGGCAGCGCTGGTCCCTTCGTTCGCTTGATCCGCTCCGCCGGTGTTATTCAGCAGGCTCGCCGGCAAGCGTACGTCAAGATCATGCAGCCCATCGAAGTGGTCGATGGAGCCCGCCGCGTCAGGATCGAACCATCCTCAACGCCGCGGATTACATACTCCATTCACTACAACCATCCGCTGATCCAGACACAGTCCTATACGTTTAACTGCTCTGCCGCGGCGTTCGAACAAGAAATCGCAGAAGCACGAACCTTCGGCTTCCTCCACGAGGTTCAGGCCTTGTGGGCGAGGGGATTGGGCAAGGGCGGCACGCTGGATAACACCGTCGTACTATCCGAGCAGGGCGTCGTGAATCAGACTGGACTCCGCTTCCCCAACGAATTCGTCCGCCACAAGGTGCTCGATCTCATCGGCGACATCGCGCTCTTGGGATTCCCCTTCATCGGGCACGTGATTGCGGAACGATCGGGACACGCGATGCACACCAAGCTCGTCGAGCAGATCCTGGCTCAGCGAGACAAGTGGGTGCTCTTGACCGCAGAAAACCCGACGCCGTCATCCGACAGTCGGTCGTCGCTTGGCTTGCTGCGCCCGGTTCCGTCACTCGCCGTCTAACTCTTTTACCATTCTCCCGTCAGCGGTGAGACTTCTCTCCTGCAGCATCAGGGCTGCGAGTGCTATTCCCTTTGTTCACGTCCACAGGGCGTGACCACCCCTAATTCTTCGCCAAACAGTCGCCTCAAAAAAGAAACGCCGGAGGCAAGTGGCCTTACCCCCGGCGTGTAAATCCTGGTGGGACTTACTTACTTCTTCTTCTTCTTCGCTGCCTTCTTCGTTGCCAAGACTCTCACCTCCCTTCACACATTAAGTGGTCCTGCACTACACTGCTTCGGTCAACTGCTCCGTCAGAAGCTCAAACGTGTTCGGCCCAACCTTGCGGAACCGCTTGTCCCGCTTCAACGAGGTGGCAACCGAGGTCAACGGGGTTTTCCCCTTAATCTGCAGCCCGCCCTCGAGCAGCCGCTGCAGCAGCTCTTTGGCATGCATCGCACGGTTGGCCTCTCGAAGTATTTGATATGCCGCTTCCGGCACGCTCTTGCCCACGTATTTGCTTTTTCCAAGGAGAATTTCCCGTGATTGATCCGTCACATCCGTGACCGGCAGGGGGCGAACGCCCTTTTCGTCGGTGATGATTTGGCTGGAAAGGCTGGCCAGTTTGGCTTTGTCGGCTTCAACGCGATACAGCGTTTCCGCCAACTCGAGGTATTTCTTGATCGTGGCAATTTCGTCATCAAGCCGGCGCCGCTTTTTCTCCAGTTCCTGAAAGCGATTGCGGTACGCGCTGATGCGCTGCTCGAGGCCGACCAGAATGTCTGTCAATTCTTCCACAAGCAAGACCTCAACAAAGCATACTTGCTTATTAGCAAAGCTTTCCAATTATGTCAAGCACTCATAGTATTTACTTTGATCGCACATCCCGCGTATATGCCTCGTGTGCAATCAATTGCAAACAAAGCCTTGCCTAGCAAGATCAAGCAGACATTACCATTCATAATTTCAATGTCTTAGATAGCTTCCCGAAATGAACGCCATGGCCATCCCCGACCTATGGTAGGATGGCCGCATGAGCACCCCACTGATTGTCACCACCGAGAAACGCGCTGCTTTGCTCACCGTTGCGGTCGATGCAGCCCAAAAGGCAGGGGCAGTCCTGCTGGATCACGCCAAAAAAGGCTTCAATATCGACTACAAGAACGTGGTCAACCTGGTGACCGACGCCGATCGGGGAGCGGAGGACTGCATCGTCGCCGCGATCCGCGCCAGCTTTCCGGATCACCGCATTCTTGCGGAGGAACGCGGCCGCGACGGAGAATCGGATTCTCCGTTTCTTTGGGTCATCGATCCGCTGGACGGCACAACCAACTTTGCGCATGGCTTTCCGTTTTATTCCGTGTCGATCGGCCTGGAGCATGACGGGGAGGGCCTGCTGGGAGTGGTGCTCGATCCGGTCCGGCAAGAACTATTCACCGCTCAAACCGGTGGGGGGGCGTTTCTAAACGGCACACCGATTCGGGTCTCCTCGGTGCGGCAACTCGAAAAGGCATTACTCGTGACCGGATTTGCCTATGACATCCGGGAAACCGCCGACAACAACCTCGATCACTTTTCAAGAATCTCGTTGCGCGCGCAAGGAGTCCGGCGCACCGGCTCGGCCGCGCTGGATCTTTGTTACGTCGCGACCGGGAGACTGGACGGGTATTGGGAAGTCAAGCTGAGCCCGTGGGACATGGCCGCCGGCGCGGTCATTCTGCAGGAGGCGGGGGGTCTGGTGTCGGGATTTCCCGCAGGCCGATTCTCTCTCTACGATAAGGAACTGGTCGCGACGAACGGGCACATCCACCACGAGTTGCTGGCTGCACTGAACCACCACGCCAACGAATCCTGATACGGCGCTTCTTCCGGGCTCACGCGCCGATCCCCCATATACAGCCTCGAATCCGATGGAGTATCATGCCCATTCTGTAAGATTTTTGTGAAGGAGTAGAGGACCATGGCCAGCCAAGTTCCCCCATCGAAACCGCCGACACCCTCGCCCAACCAACAAGAGGTGTGGGACGTTGAGCTGCTGCACGTCAACGTGTCCCGCAAGGGCAAGCTCGTCAATGCGGAGTGGGCGATTCATCCCCAGATCAAAGCGGACCTGAGCCCGGATGAATGGAAGGAAATCGGCGATCTGATGGGGAAAGTTACCTCCATCGTCGGCAATCGCTTTTCCCAAACCTTGAGCGACGTCGAACCAGACCCACCAGGGAATGCCTGAAAGTTCCGGTGAAGGAGCCTGCATGGACACCTACTATCATCCCAAGGACCTGGGCAAGTTCGGTGACATCGGGAAGGGCAACAAGGAACTCTGGGAAAAATTCATGAGCTACTACAGCGCCGTCTTCGCGGAAGGGGCGCTGACCGAGCGGGAAAAGGCCTTGATCGCGCTCGGCGTCGCTCATGCGGTGCAGTGCCCCTATTGCATCGACGCCTATACGCAGGCCTGTTTGGAAAAGGGTTCGAATACCGAAGAGATGACGGAAGCGGTACACGTCGCCTGCGCGATCCGCGGCGGCGCCTCACTCGTCCACGGGGTGCAAATGCGCAACGTGGCCGAGAAACTTTCCATGTGAACCCGCCGCGGGACTCGTGAAGCGTCGCTCGTATCCCGCAGGGAAGCCGAGCAACGCTCTTCTCCAACAGATACGCTTCACGAACGCCGGTCGACGGTCAGTAGTAGGGGTGTTCGGGGATAGCGAGGGTGAAATACTTCCCCCGCTCTTCGTAGAGAATTCGTTTCGCAGTGAGTGCCTGGAGTACCTCCCCGAGTTGTGCATGATCCACAGCCGACTCGGCCCGCTCTTCCGCAATGGCCTTCCGCAGTTGATCGACCGATTTTGGTGCTTCATTGCACAGATCGATGACCCAGGAGGCCGGCGCATCGAACCGCTCACGCGTGGGCGCGGCGGGATTCCGTCCGTCATAAACCGTCACGTACTCGAAGGCCTTTGAGTAATACAGAAACGGCCGATCCGACGATGTGGTACGTCGCTGCCACTCGATCACGACATCCGACAGTTCCTGGTAGAGGTGGGGATCGACGTTCCAATCGTCCAGCTCATACTCGAAATCGTACGCGATCTTGCTCAAATCCACCTGCCTGCCGTCATACACATACTCGTAGGCCATGCCGGGACCGGTGATCCGCACCCCGTAGTTCTGCGGCCTGGTGTAATACGGGCTGAACCGTTCGAGCCAAAATTTCCCAGAGGCTTCGGGCGGCTGTAGATGGAAGAGAGAAGGGATAAGATCGATCTGGCGCCGGTAATCCTCATTCGTTTCTCCGGGAAACCCAAGGAGAATATTCCAGGACACCGCGACGCGATAGTAAAAGCTCCATTTTAGACAGACGATGTTCTGCATGGGCGTGACGCCCTTGTCCATGGCCCGCAACTGAGTCTGGCTGAGACTTTCCAGCCCGGGCTGCATGCATTTCACTCCGCCGACTGCGAGGGTCCGAATTTGCGGCTTCTGCAGATTACTCTTCGTCTCGATGAACACATCCAAATCGCGACGATCCTCCGCGAACTTGCCAAACAACTGTTCGACGTATTTCATGTCGATGATGTTGTCCACCAGCCGGAATCGCGTCGTATCGTAGCGGCTCGAGAGATGGGCCATTTCGTCTGCGACCTGTTCGGGAGACTTGGCGCGAAACTTCATGCTCTGCGCGTTCAACCCGCAGAAGGTGCAATGGTGCTTTTCCCCCCACCAACAGCCGCGCGACCCCTCGTACAGAAGAATCCGATCCAACCCCCGCGATGCTTCTGTGCCGAGTTCGGCCAGTAAGTGGTAGTAATCGTCGTAGTCTGGGGGACCGGTCTTGGCGAAATCCGTAAACAGCGCAGTATTGGGCTCGAACCGAATTTTCCCTTGCTCTCTATATGTGACACCTTTGATATCGGCAACAGGCTGACCCGTCAGCACCTGCTCGACCAGAGCGGGAAACGTGACTTCTCCTTCGCCCACCACCACATGGTCGATAAAGGGGAACGCCCGAAAATGCTCCAGTCCCATCTCGCCGTCGAAATTGGCGCCGCCGAAGACGATCTTGACCTGCGGATACAGGTCCTTGATCAATTTGGCCATCGTGAGGCTCGCGACATTTTGATCGAAGGTCGACGTGAATCCCACGATCTTATACTGCCCCCAGTCGATGGCCGTGAGGGCCCACATCAAGAACTGCGGCGCGGTCCTTGTGGCCATGTCTTCGAAAAAGCCCATCGGATGTCCGCTCTCCCGGGCGATCTGTTCGAACACGGGCTTGAAGACGCGAGGGTACTCGCTCCGCTTCGGGTTCTCGCGGAACAACAGGTAGGAAAACAGCCACTCGCCGAACAGCGCACGCTTCTCACAGATCGATTCGTACAGCGGCACGCCGATCCGATGCGCAAACCGCACGTTCAAATGGTGGCAATCGACGCCGACCCCCTTCGCTTTCAGCAAAGCCGATAGGGTGCCTAGCTGAATGGACGGATACTTCGAATAGCTGAAGGGCATGTTGACGAGCGCCACCGGAGCCATGTCGCTCATCTGATGCCTCGGTGTCCCATGGTGCGGGCCTCGCCGCGTCTCACGTCATCGCCGCCCTGAACGGCTCGAACTCGCGATCGGCTTTGGCAGCCAGGTAGAAATCGCTTTCGGTCAGGCCGTTGATCTTGTGCGTCCAGATCTCGACTTTGCACTTCCCCCAGGCTACGTACAGATCGGGATGGTGCCCCTCGCTCTCGGCGACGGCGCCGACCTTGTTGGCAAAGGCCAAGGATTGGGCGAAATCCTTGAAGGTATACAACCGTTCAAGATGACCGGCCGGATTCAGCGTCCAGCCTCGCCCCAATTCCTTCAATAGCGACTGCGTGCGATCGGCGGGGAGGGGAGGGACGCCGCCTCGACAAGGCACGCACTTATTGTCCGCAAGACTCATGGCAACTCCTTATAGACGAATGCGGGGACGTCTGCCGCTTGTCCGCGGGTATTCTACGAGGGCCGCCTTCGCGCCCGCAACCGGATGATCACCGGCGCACTCCAAGTTCCACGGATTCTCCTACCGGCGTCACATGCGCCCCCTGGAAGAACAATCCGCGGTTGATATCTCCAACGCTGACGATGCCGACAAGCCGTCCCTTTTCCACCACCGGGATCCGCCGAAAATTCTTCAGCCCCATATAAGAGGCGGCCTCCAGCACCGGAACGGCCGGAGAGACCGTCAGCGGATTGAGGCTCATAATATCTTGAACTTTTTGTCCGAGGACGTCGGCATAACCCTCCTCCATTTCGACGAAGTCTCGGCTGTGGACGTTGTCGTGAATGTATTCCCCGTAGTTGGGATATAGCGGGAGCAGGACGTCACGGAGCGTGACCATTCCCACCAGCAGATTGTCCTCTTCGACGATGGGAATTGAGCCGCAATGCCGGCTCAGCATCTTGGTCACCACCGAACGAACCGAATCGGTCGGACGCGCCGTCACCACGCCGGTCGACATGACATCCTTTACGAGCATGGCAGCCTCCTTGGGTGAAGGGCCGTGGCGCAGGGCCGCGGCTTCCAATGATGGGGGAAACGATGATGTATTCTGGTGCTCCGCGGAAATGCAATGCAAGCCCCGTCGCCAGCGAACCATCTTGCCGTGAATCAGTCGCCCTCGTCGGGAGCCCCTCCGGATTTCGCAAGGTCATCCATCTTGATCTTGCCGGGATCGAACTTCGCCGCCGCCTTGCTCATCCGCTCCAGGGCCTCATCGAACGAGAGCAGCGGAGCCTCTTTGGATCGAAACCGGATCGGATTGACCCGCGCGACCACAAAACTCTTGAGATAGGGACTCGTCAAGCCCTTCGCCTTCAAAGCCTCAACCTGTGTGACCACCAGATCATCCAGATCCAGCAGCATGCGAGCCCGTTGTTGCCTCACTGAGATAGCGGTCCGCAGGGCTTGCGCAAGAAACGTGTCCACACGTTTCAACACGGGATGATACGCTCCGCCGCTGAAGCGAGGGCGCTCTTCATAGCAAAGCCCCAAGGTAATCAGAGCCGGTTCCTCGAACTCCAACGCATAGGTATCCTCGGTCGCCCCATCCAACCGAGCCAGCTCTTTGTACATACGAATGACCTCGAGGGCCTTTTCACGGAGGTTGTGCGCCTTTTCCGTATTGAGTGCCAGGATCTGATAGGCCGCGGTCGCTTCCGGTACCACGATGGCCGTGATGCTCTTGGCGCCCAACGTCCGCATCGCCGAAAGGCGATGGTGTCCGTTCGGAGTCCAATACTTGGCGGCGCGGTCAGGCTGGTGGGCATGCACCGCAATAATCGGATCCAAGAATCGGCCCAGCTTGCTGATCACGGCTTCCAATTTCCGGACATGGGTATCCGACAGATTGCGCTGATAGGGGGTTGGTTCGACCAACTCGATCGGCAGGGCCGCGAGCAGGAGCCATCGCCCGCCGAACGGTTCACGGTAGGTGGCCAGCACCCGTCCCGCGTCTCCCTCAATCGTCCGTTGCAGGGCCACCACATCAGCCGGAGGCGAGACCCCCTGCAAATCTTTGGCAATCAGGCCTGTGGAGGCGCCGGCTGGTTTTCGCCGCCTCCTCGTCCCATCGGGCGGCTTGCTCGCTGTGACTTTCTTTGCAGACATACGAGAAATATGGTAGGGAAGTGGCGGTTGAAAAGAAAGCCCCCGTCGCCAAGCATGCCGGGATCATCGCCAGGGGCTCGCGCCGGAATATGCGCATTGGAGGTGGCTATCTCGTCTGTCCTCCGCATCGGTCATCGAGGAGCCTGCGGCCACGCCCCGGAGAACACGCTGGCGTCCATTTGGAAGGCTCGGGCCTGCCGCGCCGACCTCGTTGAAGTCGATCTCCGCGCCACATCAGACGGTCATCTCGTCTTGATTCACGATGAGACCGTCGACCGGACTACGAACAAGACCGGTTTGGTGGCGGAGATGACCCTTGATCAATTGCAGCGGCTCAATGCCGGCAACTGGCAACGCATTCCGACCTTGGAAGAGGCCTTGGAAATCGCCTCCGGTGCGCTCGGAATCATCCTTGAATTGAAGGCCGAGGGGATCGGCCCAGAAGCCGCGCTGATCGTCAAACGTACCGGCTTCACCGGCCCGCTCATCTATGCCTCATTCCTGATCCCGGAGCTGCAACGGGTCCGGCATACCCACGAAGCGGCGCAGCTCATGGTCCTGCTCGGAAACCCATTGCCCGCCGATCCGGTGGCCGATGCCGTAGCGGTCGGCGCCACATATATCGGCCTGCATTCTTGGACGATCACCCCCGCTCTCCTGCAGACTTATCACAACCTCGACAGACGTGTCTTCGCCTACACCGTGAACGAACCTTCCGAGATCCGACGCCTGTGCGACCTTGGGGTGGACGGCATCATTTCCGACTACCCGGACCGTATATGAAATCGACTGAGAGCAGATGGCGTATGGCCTAGGACCCTGAAAGGGAAGAGTCCCATCGCCGCCATAGGCTATAAG
This window encodes:
- a CDS encoding acyl--CoA ligase translates to MYQSSSVADHIAQAREQDSGSWTLPWNSFAEFFDSRVGDSALASHPCLTYNDEDLATRREYRYAEFGAAVERMTAFLRDRAGLHRGERLATVLFNHDLTAILYFAAWRMGIAIVPINIEESTDKIRFILEDAECSALCCWHDRRDELLDLQSTLPGLRQIMIFTDTGYRVQADANPISERQPATAAAADLRPCSLDHEALIVYTSGTTGPPKGVVLTMRNLLIDADAIADWHRLGTNDRLMCVLPIHHVNGTVVTLVTPFYCKGSILLNRRFKSAGFWRTLEAEQITCVSVVPTLLEFLLDADEDVSRYRLNRFDGFICGAGPLLRETAARFEDRFHFPIRHGYGLSETTCYCCFLPNDLSVEEHRHWLRDHEFPSIGVALRHNRMAILDQEGRVLPESARGEICIRGGTVCAGYFKREDANQAAFQWGWFRSGDEGFYQRDGKGRPFFFVSGRLKELIIRGGVNISPLEIDDALKSHPLVRFAMAVPFDNRYYGEEIAAYVVPRDTVSPPTETDVLLHCRRSLPFSKCPKVVIFGTEVPYTSTGKPKRLELKGRLAPSLASYQDHQFRE
- a CDS encoding UDP-3-O-acyl-N-acetylglucosamine deacetylase, giving the protein MRFQQTIGSPVTCSGVGLHSGHAVTMTLRPAPPNTGIVFVYRNGSGETLLPAAVSNKVPTELCTAISVNGQQVKTIEHLLAALAGMEIDNAYVEVDAGEVPVLDGSAGPFVRLIRSAGVIQQARRQAYVKIMQPIEVVDGARRVRIEPSSTPRITYSIHYNHPLIQTQSYTFNCSAAAFEQEIAEARTFGFLHEVQALWARGLGKGGTLDNTVVLSEQGVVNQTGLRFPNEFVRHKVLDLIGDIALLGFPFIGHVIAERSGHAMHTKLVEQILAQRDKWVLLTAENPTPSSDSRSSLGLLRPVPSLAV
- a CDS encoding winged helix-turn-helix domain-containing protein produces the protein MEELTDILVGLEQRISAYRNRFQELEKKRRRLDDEIATIKKYLELAETLYRVEADKAKLASLSSQIITDEKGVRPLPVTDVTDQSREILLGKSKYVGKSVPEAAYQILREANRAMHAKELLQRLLEGGLQIKGKTPLTSVATSLKRDKRFRKVGPNTFELLTEQLTEAV
- a CDS encoding inositol monophosphatase, with amino-acid sequence MSTPLIVTTEKRAALLTVAVDAAQKAGAVLLDHAKKGFNIDYKNVVNLVTDADRGAEDCIVAAIRASFPDHRILAEERGRDGESDSPFLWVIDPLDGTTNFAHGFPFYSVSIGLEHDGEGLLGVVLDPVRQELFTAQTGGGAFLNGTPIRVSSVRQLEKALLVTGFAYDIRETADNNLDHFSRISLRAQGVRRTGSAALDLCYVATGRLDGYWEVKLSPWDMAAGAVILQEAGGLVSGFPAGRFSLYDKELVATNGHIHHELLAALNHHANES
- a CDS encoding arsenosugar biosynthesis-associated peroxidase-like protein produces the protein MDTYYHPKDLGKFGDIGKGNKELWEKFMSYYSAVFAEGALTEREKALIALGVAHAVQCPYCIDAYTQACLEKGSNTEEMTEAVHVACAIRGGASLVHGVQMRNVAEKLSM
- a CDS encoding RiPP maturation radical SAM C-methyltransferase; this encodes MSDMAPVALVNMPFSYSKYPSIQLGTLSALLKAKGVGVDCHHLNVRFAHRIGVPLYESICEKRALFGEWLFSYLLFRENPKRSEYPRVFKPVFEQIARESGHPMGFFEDMATRTAPQFLMWALTAIDWGQYKIVGFTSTFDQNVASLTMAKLIKDLYPQVKIVFGGANFDGEMGLEHFRAFPFIDHVVVGEGEVTFPALVEQVLTGQPVADIKGVTYREQGKIRFEPNTALFTDFAKTGPPDYDDYYHLLAELGTEASRGLDRILLYEGSRGCWWGEKHHCTFCGLNAQSMKFRAKSPEQVADEMAHLSSRYDTTRFRLVDNIIDMKYVEQLFGKFAEDRRDLDVFIETKSNLQKPQIRTLAVGGVKCMQPGLESLSQTQLRAMDKGVTPMQNIVCLKWSFYYRVAVSWNILLGFPGETNEDYRRQIDLIPSLFHLQPPEASGKFWLERFSPYYTRPQNYGVRITGPGMAYEYVYDGRQVDLSKIAYDFEYELDDWNVDPHLYQELSDVVIEWQRRTTSSDRPFLYYSKAFEYVTVYDGRNPAAPTRERFDAPASWVIDLCNEAPKSVDQLRKAIAEERAESAVDHAQLGEVLQALTAKRILYEERGKYFTLAIPEHPYY
- a CDS encoding 4a-hydroxytetrahydrobiopterin dehydratase codes for the protein MSLADNKCVPCRGGVPPLPADRTQSLLKELGRGWTLNPAGHLERLYTFKDFAQSLAFANKVGAVAESEGHHPDLYVAWGKCKVEIWTHKINGLTESDFYLAAKADREFEPFRAAMT
- a CDS encoding CBS domain-containing protein; translated protein: MLVKDVMSTGVVTARPTDSVRSVVTKMLSRHCGSIPIVEEDNLLVGMVTLRDVLLPLYPNYGEYIHDNVHSRDFVEMEEGYADVLGQKVQDIMSLNPLTVSPAVPVLEAASYMGLKNFRRIPVVEKGRLVGIVSVGDINRGLFFQGAHVTPVGESVELGVRR
- a CDS encoding ParB/RepB/Spo0J family partition protein → MSAKKVTASKPPDGTRRRRKPAGASTGLIAKDLQGVSPPADVVALQRTIEGDAGRVLATYREPFGGRWLLLAALPIELVEPTPYQRNLSDTHVRKLEAVISKLGRFLDPIIAVHAHQPDRAAKYWTPNGHHRLSAMRTLGAKSITAIVVPEATAAYQILALNTEKAHNLREKALEVIRMYKELARLDGATEDTYALEFEEPALITLGLCYEERPRFSGGAYHPVLKRVDTFLAQALRTAISVRQQRARMLLDLDDLVVTQVEALKAKGLTSPYLKSFVVARVNPIRFRSKEAPLLSFDEALERMSKAAAKFDPGKIKMDDLAKSGGAPDEGD